A single region of the Streptomyces caelestis genome encodes:
- a CDS encoding thiolase C-terminal domain-containing protein: MVARRKVAVVGVALSDCGRVDDATPYALHAQAARRALADAGLDRSLVDGFASAGLGTLAPVEVAEYLGLRPTWVDSTSVGGSTWEVMAAHAADAIAAGHARVVLLAYGSTARADVRAGRRTGTLSFGTRGPLQFEVPYGHTLIAKYAMAARRHMIEYGTTIEQLAEVAVQARANAALNPEAMFRTPVTVDEVLAGPVIADPFTKLHCCVRSDGGAAVLLAAEEYVRDCRTAPVWVLGSGEYVSHAAMSGWADFTVSPAAVSGRPAFERAGVRPDEMDFAEIYDAFTYMTLVTLEDLGFCGKGEGGAFVEKGRLRVEGGGLPVNTDGGGLSGQHPGMRGLFLLVEAVRQLRGEGGERQVRRRGDGGLPRLGVVSGTGGWFCSSGTVVLGV, from the coding sequence ATGGTTGCCCGGAGGAAAGTGGCCGTCGTCGGCGTGGCCCTCTCGGACTGCGGCCGCGTGGACGACGCGACCCCGTACGCGCTGCACGCGCAGGCGGCCCGCCGCGCCCTGGCCGACGCGGGCCTGGACCGCTCGCTCGTCGACGGCTTCGCCTCGGCGGGCCTGGGCACCCTCGCCCCCGTCGAGGTCGCCGAGTACCTGGGCCTGCGCCCCACCTGGGTCGACTCCACCTCCGTCGGCGGCTCCACCTGGGAGGTCATGGCGGCCCACGCGGCGGACGCGATCGCGGCCGGGCACGCGCGCGTGGTGCTGCTCGCCTACGGCTCGACGGCCCGCGCGGACGTCAGGGCGGGCCGCCGCACGGGAACGTTGTCCTTCGGCACGCGCGGACCCCTGCAGTTCGAAGTCCCCTACGGCCACACCCTGATCGCCAAGTACGCCATGGCGGCCCGCCGCCACATGATCGAGTACGGCACGACGATCGAGCAGCTCGCGGAGGTGGCGGTCCAGGCCCGGGCCAACGCGGCCCTGAATCCGGAGGCGATGTTCCGCACCCCGGTCACGGTGGACGAGGTCCTGGCCGGCCCCGTGATCGCCGACCCCTTCACCAAGCTGCACTGCTGCGTCCGTTCCGACGGCGGGGCGGCGGTGCTGCTGGCGGCGGAGGAGTACGTACGGGACTGCCGTACCGCTCCGGTGTGGGTGCTGGGGAGCGGGGAGTACGTCTCGCACGCCGCGATGTCCGGGTGGGCGGACTTCACGGTGTCCCCGGCTGCGGTGAGCGGACGGCCGGCCTTCGAACGGGCGGGGGTACGGCCGGACGAGATGGACTTCGCCGAGATCTACGACGCGTTCACCTACATGACCCTGGTGACGCTGGAGGACCTCGGCTTCTGCGGGAAGGGCGAGGGCGGGGCGTTCGTGGAGAAGGGCCGGCTGCGGGTCGAGGGCGGAGGGCTTCCGGTGAACACCGACGGGGGCGGGCTGTCGGGGCAGCATCCGGGGATGCGGGGGTTGTTCCTGCTGGTGGAGGCGGTGCGGCAGCTGCGGGGGGAGGGCGGCGAGCGGCAGGTGCGGCGGCGTGGTGACGGGGGGCTGCCCCGGCTGGGGGTGGTGTCCGGGACGGGTGGGTGGTTCTGTTCTTCGGGGACGGTGGTGTTGGGGGTGTGA
- a CDS encoding GNAT family N-acetyltransferase gives MEIRTGVRGDVEQIAALHTESWRTAYAGIMPSGFLDGPLYEDRLSLWHGRLLQPQPAAGLFVAVGGGEMDGFAYLVPRPDGRLLLDNLHARPGRTGSGIGGRLLRHALAWAVTEHPGRDVYLEVLRANTLAIAFYERHGALRTDERVCLFEQGFELPELEYTWAAGSVSTVSG, from the coding sequence ATGGAGATCAGAACGGGCGTGCGGGGCGATGTGGAGCAGATCGCGGCACTTCACACGGAGAGTTGGCGTACTGCCTATGCGGGGATCATGCCGAGCGGTTTCCTGGACGGCCCCCTGTACGAGGACCGGCTGTCGCTGTGGCACGGGCGACTTCTCCAGCCGCAGCCTGCCGCGGGACTGTTCGTCGCCGTGGGCGGAGGCGAGATGGATGGCTTCGCGTACCTCGTCCCGCGCCCCGACGGCCGCCTCCTCCTGGACAACCTGCATGCCCGGCCGGGCCGTACCGGTTCCGGCATCGGAGGCCGACTGCTGCGACACGCTCTCGCGTGGGCTGTCACCGAACATCCCGGACGGGACGTCTATCTGGAGGTGCTGCGCGCCAACACCCTCGCCATCGCCTTCTACGAGCGACACGGCGCTCTCCGTACCGACGAGCGGGTCTGCCTGTTCGAGCAGGGTTTTGAGCTGCCCGAGCTCGAGTACACGTGGGCGGCCGGATCCGTGTCGACGGTTTCGGGGTAG
- a CDS encoding DUF2332 domain-containing protein, producing MYRRFGEVDAARTSPLYERVAVALSESGEALRAIEAAPARKRHPAVILAALHDLALAGRAPALAAAYAAADGDAAADAAIDTLLRITDSVVAVAVRRQPRTNETGRCAVLYPAIAEAARRVGAHAVGLIDVGCSAGLNLNVDRVGITYGDGLSLGDPSSPVQMSASIVGGRPVPTRAMPEVVARIGVDLDPVDVTDADEARWLRACLSPDQPELLARLEGETALAATAPPLLLRGDAVEVLPDAFARVPADALPVVTTTWALSHFPLESRLRFLHRLDEAAAGRPVAWVSAEGVGVAPTIPTLGDRRASGHSVIGLAVFGQSALHAEAVGRCWSQGRTLAWLAGS from the coding sequence GTGTACCGACGCTTCGGTGAGGTCGATGCCGCCAGGACATCGCCGCTGTACGAGCGTGTCGCCGTCGCCCTGAGCGAATCCGGCGAGGCGCTGCGCGCCATCGAGGCGGCGCCGGCGCGCAAACGGCACCCCGCAGTGATCCTCGCCGCGCTGCACGACCTCGCCCTCGCCGGACGCGCCCCGGCGCTCGCCGCGGCCTATGCCGCCGCGGACGGCGACGCCGCCGCCGACGCGGCGATCGACACACTGCTGCGCATAACCGACTCGGTCGTGGCCGTCGCCGTGCGCCGGCAGCCGCGGACCAACGAGACCGGACGCTGTGCCGTGCTGTATCCGGCCATCGCCGAGGCGGCACGGCGGGTCGGCGCGCATGCGGTCGGGCTGATCGACGTGGGCTGTTCGGCCGGGCTCAATCTCAATGTCGATCGCGTCGGCATCACGTACGGCGACGGACTATCGCTGGGCGACCCGTCATCTCCCGTGCAGATGTCGGCTTCGATCGTGGGAGGCCGGCCCGTCCCGACGCGGGCGATGCCCGAGGTCGTCGCCCGGATCGGCGTCGACCTCGACCCGGTCGACGTGACCGACGCGGATGAGGCCCGATGGTTGCGCGCCTGTCTGTCGCCGGATCAGCCGGAGCTGCTCGCGAGGCTCGAAGGGGAGACGGCGTTGGCGGCAACGGCCCCTCCGCTGCTGCTGCGGGGGGACGCCGTCGAGGTGCTGCCCGACGCCTTCGCCCGTGTGCCCGCGGACGCCCTGCCCGTCGTCACCACGACATGGGCGCTGTCGCACTTCCCGCTCGAAAGCCGCCTGCGCTTCCTGCACCGCCTCGATGAAGCGGCGGCCGGCCGGCCGGTGGCGTGGGTGTCGGCGGAGGGGGTCGGAGTCGCGCCGACGATCCCGACACTCGGCGACCGCCGCGCCTCCGGCCACAGCGTCATCGGACTGGCGGTGTTCGGCCAGTCGGCCCTGCACGCCGAGGCCGTGGGCCGCTGCTGGTCGCAGGGCCGCACGCTGGCGTGGCTGGCGGGTTCCTGA
- a CDS encoding DoxX family protein, whose translation MDTIWLTGAEWLAVLRIGLGLWWLESWRHKDRKAWFERGTGITWAAGIAAKHRWSAVRSGFDTIVAPHPRAMAYVVVYAELALGLGLITGFLTPVALVGGFLLNALYLTLMIHDVAEQGQNSMMALMSVVALFGMSWQTWSLDSALGLF comes from the coding sequence ATGGACACGATCTGGCTCACCGGAGCGGAATGGCTGGCCGTGCTGCGGATCGGGCTCGGGCTGTGGTGGCTGGAGAGCTGGCGGCACAAGGACCGCAAGGCCTGGTTCGAGAGGGGCACCGGCATCACGTGGGCGGCCGGGATAGCCGCCAAGCACCGCTGGAGCGCCGTACGCTCGGGCTTCGACACGATCGTCGCGCCCCACCCGCGCGCGATGGCGTACGTCGTGGTCTACGCGGAACTCGCGCTCGGACTGGGCCTGATCACCGGCTTCCTCACCCCGGTCGCCCTGGTCGGCGGATTCCTCCTCAACGCCCTCTACCTCACCCTCATGATCCACGACGTCGCCGAGCAGGGGCAGAATTCGATGATGGCGCTGATGTCGGTGGTCGCGCTGTTCGGGATGTCCTGGCAG